The following are from one region of the Methanoculleus caldifontis genome:
- a CDS encoding dihydroorotate dehydrogenase codes for MVTLYPGPVEVGGIRLRNHLLLAAGILGTTGASLARILASGAGGVVTKSIGPSPKEGHPGPCLIVVDGGIINAMGLPNPSAAFTEELAALQGEPVVVSIFGGTPEEFRTVAGWFAGRASGLELNLSCPHAEGYGAAIGSDPALVEECTRAAASYGVPTWVKLTPNVANIGEIGAAAERGGATAVVAVNTVKAMRISTALRRPVLGNRFGGLSGKAIFPVAVRCVYDLYEACSIPVIGCGGISTADNVVELMMAGASAVEIGSAVIDDIDVFSAIAKDLYGPDGVDAQEIVGCAHA; via the coding sequence ATGGTTACGCTGTATCCCGGTCCCGTCGAGGTCGGCGGCATCCGGTTGAGGAACCACCTCCTGCTTGCTGCCGGCATCCTCGGGACCACCGGGGCCTCGCTCGCCCGCATCCTCGCAAGCGGTGCTGGCGGTGTGGTCACAAAGTCCATCGGACCGAGCCCCAAGGAGGGGCATCCGGGTCCCTGCCTGATCGTCGTCGACGGCGGCATCATCAACGCCATGGGCCTGCCGAACCCCTCGGCCGCGTTCACGGAGGAACTGGCCGCCCTCCAGGGCGAGCCGGTCGTCGTGAGCATCTTTGGAGGGACACCCGAGGAGTTCCGGACCGTCGCCGGATGGTTTGCCGGCAGGGCGTCCGGGCTCGAGCTGAACCTCTCCTGCCCCCACGCCGAGGGTTACGGGGCGGCCATCGGGAGCGATCCCGCGCTCGTGGAGGAGTGCACGAGGGCGGCAGCCTCCTATGGGGTCCCCACCTGGGTGAAGCTCACCCCGAACGTCGCCAATATCGGTGAGATCGGCGCGGCCGCGGAGCGCGGCGGGGCGACGGCGGTCGTTGCCGTCAACACCGTGAAGGCGATGCGGATCTCGACGGCCCTCCGCCGGCCGGTGCTCGGGAACCGCTTCGGCGGGCTCTCGGGAAAGGCCATCTTCCCCGTGGCGGTCCGGTGCGTCTACGACCTCTACGAGGCATGCTCCATCCCGGTCATCGGGTGCGGAGGCATCTCCACCGCCGACAACGTCGTCGAACTGATGATGGCGGGGGCGAGCGCCGTCGAGATCGGGAGCGCGGTCATCGACGATATCGACGTCTTCTCCGCGATCGCAAAGGACCTCTACGGTCCTGACGGAGTCGATGCTCAGGAGATCGTGGGGTGCGCCCATGCATGA
- a CDS encoding dihydroorotate dehydrogenase electron transfer subunit: MHEQMPAPVAITEIVEETPSIRTFVFDREIAARPGQFVMVWVPGVDEVPMALSSPSSITVQKVGDATAALFAMHEGDLIGVRGPYGNGFTVSGRTLAIGGGVGVSPLLPLVTTGQADTFLLGARTASELLFADRIREAATLMVATDDGTAGHHGFVTQLISRVDLADFAQICVCGPEVMMAAVLAILDREGCAERGRFSLHRYMKCGVGVCGSCCTDPHGLRVCRDGPVFSGDILLGSEFGRYARDATGSRHRV; the protein is encoded by the coding sequence ATGCATGAGCAGATGCCCGCCCCCGTCGCGATAACGGAGATCGTCGAGGAGACGCCGTCGATCCGGACGTTCGTCTTCGACCGCGAGATCGCCGCCCGGCCGGGCCAGTTCGTGATGGTCTGGGTGCCGGGCGTGGACGAGGTCCCGATGGCCCTCTCCTCGCCGTCCTCGATCACCGTCCAGAAGGTCGGGGATGCGACCGCCGCCCTCTTTGCGATGCACGAGGGCGACCTGATCGGGGTCAGGGGACCCTACGGGAACGGGTTTACCGTCTCCGGAAGGACGCTCGCCATCGGCGGCGGGGTCGGGGTCTCCCCGCTGCTGCCGCTTGTGACGACCGGCCAGGCGGACACCTTCCTCCTCGGCGCCCGGACGGCTTCTGAACTCCTCTTTGCAGACCGGATTCGGGAGGCGGCGACGCTGATGGTCGCGACCGACGACGGCACCGCCGGCCACCACGGGTTCGTGACCCAGCTCATCTCGAGGGTGGACCTTGCCGACTTCGCCCAGATCTGCGTCTGCGGCCCGGAGGTCATGATGGCCGCGGTTCTCGCCATCCTCGACCGTGAAGGGTGTGCAGAACGGGGCCGGTTCTCCCTCCACCGCTACATGAAGTGCGGGGTCGGCGTCTGCGGTTCGTGCTGCACCGACCCGCATGGCCTCCGGGTCTGCAGGGACGGGCCCGTCTTCTCCGGCGACATTCTGCTCGGGAGCGAGTTCGGGCGATATGCTCGGGACGCGACCGGGAGCCGGCACAGAGTTTAA
- a CDS encoding malate dehydrogenase, with protein MTSLAILGVGRVGGETAFLAAALGLVDEIIVHDAYEPILRAQVLDLQHTGIDVGVSTDTAAMRDADVFVFAAGTPRTPEIKTRADLLEANMPVAKRCSEYLQGFDGVVITVTNPMDANNYGLWRMMGVDRRRCIGFGGQLDSARFACFLKEAGRSGPAWVLGEHGEYQVPLFSKTGVEFGVSERETILSAMRGASMEVIRGKGGTVFGPAYHIAMLIRAVLHDRREVLPCSCVLEGEYGLSGCSLGVPARIGREGILGIEEWDLDPWEEAKMTEAGAFVRGLCRRFDDRSGA; from the coding sequence ATGACCTCGCTTGCAATCTTGGGTGTTGGAAGGGTCGGCGGCGAGACGGCGTTTCTCGCCGCCGCGCTCGGCCTCGTCGACGAGATCATCGTCCACGACGCTTACGAGCCTATTCTCCGGGCACAGGTGCTCGACCTGCAGCACACGGGTATCGACGTCGGGGTCTCCACCGATACGGCGGCGATGCGGGATGCCGACGTCTTCGTCTTTGCGGCGGGCACCCCGAGGACCCCGGAGATCAAGACCCGGGCCGACCTTCTCGAGGCCAACATGCCTGTAGCAAAGCGCTGCAGCGAGTACCTGCAGGGGTTTGACGGGGTCGTTATCACCGTCACGAACCCGATGGACGCGAACAACTACGGCCTCTGGAGGATGATGGGCGTCGACCGCCGGCGGTGCATCGGTTTCGGCGGCCAGCTCGACAGCGCCCGGTTCGCCTGTTTCCTCAAGGAGGCGGGAAGGTCCGGACCTGCGTGGGTGCTCGGCGAGCACGGCGAGTACCAGGTGCCGCTCTTCTCAAAGACCGGCGTAGAGTTCGGCGTCAGTGAACGGGAGACGATCCTCTCTGCGATGCGGGGGGCAAGCATGGAGGTTATCCGGGGCAAAGGGGGGACGGTCTTTGGTCCTGCCTACCATATCGCCATGCTGATCCGTGCGGTCCTCCACGACCGGCGGGAGGTGCTCCCCTGCTCGTGCGTGCTCGAGGGCGAGTACGGTCTCTCCGGCTGCTCGCTTGGTGTCCCCGCCCGGATCGGCCGCGAGGGTATCCTCGGCATCGAGGAGTGGGACCTCGACCCGTGGGAAGAGGCGAAGATGACGGAGGCCGGAGCGTTTGTGCGCGGCCTCTGCAGGAGATTCGATGACCGATCAGGTGCTTGA